Genomic segment of Oncorhynchus keta strain PuntledgeMale-10-30-2019 chromosome 5, Oket_V2, whole genome shotgun sequence:
AAAACTGATTCAAATGTTACAATCGTCAGTTCACTGGTGTTTTTCATTCATTGTTTTATTCCAAAAATACCTCTTATGTGTTATCACTGAGTTAATGCGTCCTCCTTTAGTTCAGTAGGCTATTGAACTTTTATGTATGTAACTGCGTATGACTGTCGGATAATTGTGAGCACAGTGCAGGTAGAGACAGCTGCATGCGCCAACTGGAGGTAGGCCTATCCCTGTTCCAATAGGCTGTTCGTACATCAGCGCGGCACCTTCAGCATTCAGATGCTTTGAAAATGGCTTTCACAATGTCATCATAGGGTTTATTAGTTGAGTGACAACCAATGTAATTTGCTGGGACATTGTTACCAAATGCTATGTATAATAGTTTTTTTTTACTGGAGTTGTGTAGTCTACCGGATTGGACACACCTCGCATCGAACTGCTGATTGGAGTTTTCAATCATTCAGATTTTTAGATTGTTCATGTCACCATAATAAATAGTTtgtgtagtttttttttttttaagtcagtGCATTTGGTCATTTCTACATGAATGGGGTAATTTCATAAAGGCCCTCAATCATTTTTGAGAGCTGCGCATGGTCACACACATTGGTCAGAGCAGAATAACGGTCTAAACCATTTGCTTTTGAAACTGTTAAAATCCAATGCTACATTATATTAAATGCCATGCTAATTTGTGAAGATAAATATTGACGTAGTACAAGCTCAACATGTTTTATCTGCAAAAATGGCAAGTTAATGGGTGGGTGATGGTAATTGCAGATTTGTTTTTAAAAACTGGGGGGACAAAAAGCATAAATTGCCCTAATCtgatgatagtggggtggtagatgctcAGTCTGCCCTATGGCTCAGCTCATGTGCCTATATCATTGATATTGACACACAATCACTAACAGAGGAACTCTCAGCTTATAGAAGTAAtctcagacagatccagctcagatAGGCTGAGCTCTAATCATTAGCAGATATTATTTTAAAATCGAAAATTAATGTGTTCATACAAAGACAAAAAATACTAAATAGAAACTAATCGCATCAATTCATTCCCCTAATCAAACCGAATCATTTAAGACTTAAACATATCGTTCCTGTATCATATCATAGCCCATGTAGCTTTTTAGATGCGCATCGAATCATTCATGAAGGGAGAGCTGCACATCCCTAGTAAATATCTCATGACTCTATCTAATGTTGCTCTGTTTTGTCTTCTAGCTGTATCTGTTGTCTTGTCTATGTATTGTTGTAACAATATTACGACTCACATGTAAATAACATACCATTTTGGTGAAAATGTTTTTGGTTTTCTTCATATTTAGACTTAAAGAAAAGGTGAAAAATAAATCCCTTTGTGACGAATGAAGAGTGCAACTTTTATTTCTTTATCAAAGTTTATGCTCTTCTAGTCATCAGCACCCCTATAACTACTAGAGTAGTAACTATGTACACTGTGTACATTATTTTGCTCCCCGTAGGCTGACAGCATGTGGTTAGATAATCTTTGGGTTGACAGACAGAGCCTACGGCTCTGGATAAAGTCAACCCTGAAAGCTGTCAAAAGCCTGAAGAGAAATGATCTGAGATGGGTCTTCAATGGCTTCCACAAGTAATGTTATATTTCTTTCCACCTGACTTTGTAACTTAACGTACAAGCTGTTGACAACCTGCTCTCGTATTCTTGAAAAGAAATGCCCTTTGGTGGTTTGTCTGAGCTACTTGGCACTTCAACTTGAGAGCCTGCTCTCCCTCGTTTTTCACACTGTCACAGTTAACCTCCCTGCTTCATGCTTCGCTCCTCATTCCTCACCTGCTGACTATCAATTGGCTCCCTGGGATGCAGCAGGCGGGGCCAATGTCAGAGCTGTGAAAAGTTGGTTATGTGAATGGTTTGACCCACTTCTGATCCAAGTGTGCAGCAGCTTCTGCAGTTATTAGGTTACATTCTCCTCACTTTGGGGTTGGGTGGTTTGATAATCCTCTTCATAGATCAGATTCCACTCCACTGTGGACGCAAGTGAAAGGGATCTTGTTTTTCTGTCTTCAATGTGATACAGTAGTCTCACCAATCAGCATCAGTCGTACTTTGTTTTTGTCCTCAGTAATACCCGTGTCTAGTCACTGGGAGCTCCCGAGCTTTCCCTAGAGCATTTTTAAACAGACAATTACTTGTTTATGTTATAGAGGTGTTTAACAGTTATAGTGCATTCGgatagtattcagacctcttgactttttccaaattgttacgttacagccttattctaaaatggataaacaaACATGTTCTTAAtaaatctacacaataccccttaatgacaaagcaaaaacaggtctttagccatttttgcaaatgtattaaaaataaataaaaaacgatACCTTacttacattagtattcagaccctttgcaatgagactcaaaattgagctcaggtgcatactgtttccattgatcatccttgatgtttctacaacttgattggagttcaccatTGGTATATTCagttgatttgacatgatttggaaaggcacatgcttgtctatataaggtcccacagttgacagtgcatgtcagaggaaaaacctaaaaatgtctgcagcattgaaggtcccaaagaacacagtggcctacatcattcttaaatggaagaaatttggaaccacaaagactcttcctagagctggccgcccggccaaactgagcaatcgggggggaAGGGGCttggacagggaggtgtccaagaacccgatggtcactctgacagggctccggagttcctctgtggagatgggagaaccttccagaaggacaaccatttctgcagcactccaccaataaggcctttatggtagcgtggccagacggaagccaatcctcaatacaaggcacacgacagccaacttggagtttgcctaaaggcacCCAAAGGGCTCTGACCTTGGAAAAAAGATTatctggtgtgatgaaaccaagattgaactctttggcctgaatgccaagcgtcatgtctggaggaaacgtgccaccatccctatggtgaagcatggtggtggcagcatcatgctgtggggatcttTTTCAGCTGCAGGGTCTGGGacacttgtcaggatcgaggtaaagatgaactgagcaaagtacagagatccttgaatgaaaacctgctccagagcgctcaggacctcagacgagGGCGAATGTTCACttcccaacaggacaacgacgtaagcacacagccaagacaacacaggagtggcttcggaacaagtcccAATGTCCTTGAGACCCAGtcaaagcccggacttgaacctgatctaacatctctggagagacctgaaaatagctgtgcagcgatgctccccatccaacatgacagagcttgataggatcttcagagaagaatgggagaatctccccaaatacaggtgtgcttaGCTTGTAGCAACATACCAAAGagactgtaattgctgccaaaggtgcttcaagaaagtactgcgtaaagggtctgcattcttatgtaaatgtgatatttccagaTAAATTgacaaataaatgtttaaaaatgcTAAAAATCTcaacctgcttttgctttgtcattgtggtattgtgtgtagatttcgattaaggctgtaacaaaaaatgtggaaaaagtcaaggggtctgaatactttccaaatgcgctgtatgtacagtatattgcaAATTGCTCTCATTAATGAGAACCTTGTGTCCATGGAAATGTTCTTACCCATACATAATTATTACATAATCCAGCTTCTAACCTACGATTTGTCTGCAGGACTGTAGCTCATTGACTTTTGCTAACCAAATTATTGTCTTTACATTCAGTATGTTTTTCTTCCGAGCACTAGTGTCATACCTTTACTTGGTAACAATTACCGGGCAGATGGCGCTCAACAATTCTGCATTTTGGTTAGCTACAGTATATTTGAATATTGGCTACAATGCAGAACACTACTTTGTGGTCATGACGGGATGCGGAAACAAAACAGGAACATGTGAACTGTTTTGAGTGGAAGATTTACACCTGCTTGTAGTGTGTTCTGTGAAATAATTATAGACAAGACCTTGAGGTACAGCAATAATCTGTTACTATTGATGGGGctactgctttatcttggccaggtagcagttgtaaatgagaacttgttctcaactggcctacctggttatataaaggtgaaataaaaaaatgactGTCAGCATGTCCTTTCAAATAAATTCATCACAAGGTCAAAGTGCACTGGGTTACTCAAATTTGAAATGTATTCTATAATTAAGACCTAATCCAAGCAAATGTACAGCCTTGGTCATTGGTCAGTACGAACTATTATTCCCACATTAGTGTTGTGTCAGCATCCTCAGTGACTGTTGTGATGTGGGTGACCTGTGGCTTACTGATTACATAGCACAGCCCTCTAAAAGATAGGCGAGCTAGGTCTCTCCAACCCAGTCACAGACAGATATAGAATAACAAAATCGGTACTACAGAAAAAGATCACACAAAGGAATTCAAATAAGTATTTTTTTTGTATAATGCCTTCATTACATAAAACATTTTTGAAATACAGTTCTGGATATAATTTTTTGTatgcatacactcaatttgtattttaCACATTTGTACCCACACATTTATAACTATGAGCATTAGAGAATTTCATcttaacaaaaaaatatatatattatacacatTTTTCAAACATTTCAAGTAAGCTTATTGACGTTTGTAGCTAGATATATACAAATTTGTACATACTCCGTTTGGAATATGATTAAGTTTACAACACTGCACATATGAGGTGGAGATGGGCGACGAGTCCAGACGGGTTTTCTTGTCATCAGTGGTGACAGTCTTATTTATACGTTGATGCGGAAGGAGAGCAGCTTCTCTGAGTGCATGTTGTTGAGTGTGCGCAGGTCGGGCATCTTGAGTAGCAGCTTGGTGAAGCGAGAGGCGTCGCAGGGGTTGCTCTTGCTGACCAGGGCACGCAGCACTCTGATCAGAGACTCCTGAAGCAGCCCCACGGAGTTGAGGTTCTCGATGCCTGAGCGATctgaaagaggacagagaagaaagaGCACCGTTAGACTACTTAACACTTTAGTACAGACCATTACTATGCCATAACAGTGAGTGATTTTTGAAGATTCAATGTTCCCCATCAATTTTTTCGGcgctgagcaaatttcaggtctgctgagcgcaaacttcaacattgtgaaaattctgtgcaacttccagctcGCATTTACTgggaacactgaggctgtatccACTTTAAGTAACAGTGTCAGACAGtggtcaagtaggctactgtggctatttgatcataatgtaggcctacgaGAATGGCCTCCCATCAAAAACAACGGAAAAAATGCATTCCATAACATTTTAAAATGGAAAtggctgttctatcattcagcctaaaGTAGCAGCctatgtgtggtgttcaatgtaggccaaCTTGCATTgcttgactgaaaatgttgtggtGTTGTTTGATGAAACCACTTTCCAAaatattacagagaatcagacaaatgatgCTACTGCCTATAGGCTACTTAGCTTATTTAAGActctctcaaaatacaacactgctcctttaagacaaaaaaaagttatttatccAACTCCCTCTttaaagatgtctagaaatgtacatggtttgtgctcttgtaggaagcattCACTCCCCCATTGTTGAATACATATGATCTATAACTGGACTAATAACTCCTTAACTatcaaaggatatgaacaaatgtaCACACGTGGCTGCATGCAGCTCTTGCTTTGTcctcaaaacaagcgcatctactcTTGACTGCTCATGCTgttaacacagtccagttcaaagtgaatggcacagatccatatatggcaatggtctatttgcatataggcctactgcatttCTGATTGGTTATGCCACATCGGTCTGTGTAAAGTATGGGCTGAGTTGtgcatgtcaatgcaatagaatcctactccgatgcgttctgcctacaacaaaatctcttgcatagtaaattttgcatactaagtcttgcatagtttgtttagtttcggtatgttgcatttATAATGGCTAATATTTATTTGATTCcatcacaattcccacagtaaatGGAAACGTTGATGGTGTTAACTAAGGGGgaaactctagaaagttgagtgaagttcaatctcacGCTTCTTTGCGCGGGCTGTTATTTCTTCTGCGCGGCAGTCCCGTGGGAACATTGGTCATGGTGATTTACTGGCAAGTACAGTACTTGAGCTCTAACTGATTAAATAGGTTGTTAAAGTAAATAATAAGGCTTCTCATTGTTCTTACCTGCAGACACTAGCACTACAGCGGTGAAGAGACCTAGCTCCTCGGCCGTGAGCTCTAGGGAGTTGAGCTTCTCGCTGAATTCAAACATGGTGTCTAGCAGGCCTCCCATGCCCATTCCCTTCAGTGCCTCCAGGCTGTAGGTGGTACCCGAGATGAAGGTGACAGTCTGCTCCTTCACGTTGAAGAGGGAGGCAAAGCGCACCATCAAGACCTGTAACAGAAGCAAGGGAAAAGTGAGTGGGTGTTGAGTCATTGTATCTTCTCAATACAGTACAGCTGTGAGTATTTTTGTTTATCACTGTATGAAGTTTCTTTGCATATCTGTTTGCACACATTTCACGGATGCCTACCTCAAAGGTGCCGGCCTTGAGCAGGGTGACTTGGTCGTTCTCGGAGAGTGCACTGAACCCTGGAATGTGCTTTGCGAACTCCACCACCTCACGCACAGCCGGCGTGAAGCTGAGCGAGAAGTCCTCCCAGATCTCCTGGGGGGTCTTGTTTGGTTCGGCTTGGGGGAACATGTTCATTGGACATGCCTGGAGGACCGAGGAGAACCGTAATCAGCATTTTCCTATATGCTATGACTACTTGCCACTATTATTGACAATCTTTGACATCAAGATCTTTTCTATGTTGCTGTTCTGTTCAGTGACTCACCAGCACAATGTCCTTGTGGTTTTTCCATGGGAAGTTCTGGCCCTGGGGGACGCTGCTAGTCTCAATGCTTTGGTGGCTCCCAAACAGGTTGCTGTTGTGGAACTGCTTGCCGTTGTTCTGGTGATGTCTGTCAGACATGGCCAGGAAGCCATGGTTCTGGAGGGCCacgttgttgttgtggtggtagATTGTGTTGATGCTGTTCTGGTGGTAGCCAGCAGGACAGTAGTTTGAGCCCCAGTTGTCCACCTCTCCGTTATGCAATCTCGCAGAATCGGCCAGCTTGTCGTGGGCGTAAACAAAGGTCTCACGGTGCGCCCGGGCAATGGCCGTTATGGTGCAGTCCACCCCAGGGCTGGGGCACAGGGGTGGAGAGCTGGCCAACAGTGGCGGGCTTTGGTTGGATGGTGGGGGCAGAGGGGAAGCAGGGGCTTGTactgaaggagagggggaaggggcaaAAGGCAGGGCCTGGGGCTGGAGTGCCACAGTCAGACCCGGGCAGGGAGAAGAGGaagtgggagaagggggagagttgTGAGTCAGGCTGGCCAGCTGGAACTCGTTTTGCATGTTGTTCATGCTGTTCATGGTGCTCTGCATCTCTGCCAGCATGCGCTGCTTCTCACGCTTGGGTATTCTGCCAAAGCGaacagctggggagagagaaagagacatgttGAGTCAACAGCAGTAACAGGGATGAGAGTGTAGTAGAACTATTAAACCTTTTTTGTGGCTGCATGTGTCATGTTTTAGCATATGAAGCTGTACTTACCATCGCGGGACATGCCCACGGACAGACACTTTTTGAAGCGGCACTGCTGGCAGCGGTTGCGGTTAATCCTCATGATGGTGCAGGTCTCGTTCTTCAGGCACTTTTTGTACTGGATGTTCTGCTGGATACTGCGTCGGAAGAATCCCTTGCAGCCCTCACAGGCATGGACCCCATAGTGGAAGCCTGAGGCGACGTCTCCACACACTTTACACAGCAGCACCATCCCATTCAGTTCTGTTACAAACATAAAGAGGACTTAAAGCTGTAGTTCCAGGAATGACAGATAGGGGTGCACAATCTGGATTCATAAAAAGTATTGGGGTTCTGGTATGGGGGTCTACTCACTGGTAAGGCTTGCCACGGACTTGCTGGGGGAGCAGCGAGAAATGCTGCTGTCATTACGACCCCTAAGCCTTGGGGACCCTCCGGAGCCGGAAGAGGAGTTGCCATCATCACCATTGGAGGAGCTGGAGCTGCCACTGCTGGAGTAGGCATTGGAGAAGCCCTGGGAGCcgttgggggagggaggggatagaaaGGAGTTCTCGCTGTACATAGACACTGGGCTGGTGCGGTTCGGTGAGCAGCCACTCGAGCCGATGTAGGAGATTACGCCCCCTGGTGAcaaaagaaagagcgagaggacTGCTTGTTAGAATGGATGCGTGGTTTAAAAACAGTGAGATAATTTAATTGGTCACATTTAGTGCTCTGTTCTTTGACACTCTAACCATTGGACATCAGTCAACTGCCAGTGAGGACCGATGGAAACTAAAACAGAGGAGGTAAAGaggaagagggttggagagaggatgCCCACTGGTTAGGATTGATATTGCGGCCATTCATGTTCATTGACAAAGAAACGTGGGAGCGGCTGCAACTTTGTATAATTCTATACATTCCAAATGTTCCCGTAGCTACCCAGGACAATTATGGAAGGAAACCGTGGCAATGTTATGATAACCATAGCAACAGAGTGACTGCGGAGAGTCCAATAGGACAAGTGGCTGGGAAGAAAACACTGCTTTCCAGGAAATGTTGGCAGGAAATGCTGCCCTGACTGGCTTTCCGTTTATTTTTCTAGTTCAGAGGTGGTCACCACTCTTTCCAAAACAGAGGCCGTGACCACAGAGTACATTTTATAGGAAGCCATAAGGGCAAGATTGTCCTGTGTGGGTTGTACCACGTGAGCAAGCATCACCTACAGAACATTCTTGACATTACGGAAGAAGCCATTGCAGCATGGAGAATGATCACGTTCTTTTTGGATCCTGCCCAATGGCACAGATAGTGCTATTGCTGTTGTGCAGTCTCATTGGCCAGACATAGCCACCCACACGAGTGGATTTAGatactcttgctctctctctctctctctttgttggaACTGTCCTGACAACTTTTACTTGCcctacttccctttctctccaaCTCTCCCTTTACACTCTCCTTGAaactctgttattctctctccaCACCCCCTGCCCTCTGCCCTCTTTTTTGCTCATACTCtgtttctcttctccttctccctctctcactttcattctctttctccctcctgctTGTTCTAATCCAGCGGTCTCAGTTTCTCCCGCTGTGAAGGCTAATTCTCACAAGTTCCGTTCAAGGATCACGTTTCACCACAGCTGGCCACCCACACACCAACTCGTGCCCGGTCGCCGGGGGGTGCCATGCACATGGCTACCAGGAATGGCTAATCGCTTTTAAAATGCCAAATGGTGTGCCCCGCCCTTTTCCACACACAGCATCCCTGCCGAAACACGAACCTACAAAGCATGTGCCCAAGACTTTCTGCACTTCCTGTTGACTCCAATTAACCTGTGCTCTAATACCAGATCAACtgtattgtgttgttgttagGGGATAATGTGTTGTTGTTAGGAGATTATATGTTTTTGTGAGGAGATAATGTGTTGTTTTAAGGAGTCATTTGCAGGACATTTTATTGTGTTGTTGAGGCTTTAATTGATGATGCCCTTAAACCGTCTTTATGATTTAATTTCCCCGCATTGATGACAAGCTGCCCACCTACTGTATGTTTGGGTGGGGCCTATTGAAGGATGGGATCATTGTTTTGTGCTTAACAAAACCAAACTCTATACTTCTGTTCTGCGAGCCTGACATTTAAAACTGGATGAATTCCAATTTCCTGATTGAACAAACAGTGAGAGAAtgtttgtctgttctgttccttTTGAGACATTCCAA
This window contains:
- the LOC118384439 gene encoding nuclear receptor subfamily 1 group D member 1-like; translated protein: MNVLEPRMATTAMDTNNNNTGGVISYIGSSGCSPNRTSPVSMYSENSFLSPPSPNGSQGFSNAYSSSGSSSSSNGDDGNSSSGSGGSPRLRGRNDSSISRCSPSKSVASLTKLNGMVLLCKVCGDVASGFHYGVHACEGCKGFFRRSIQQNIQYKKCLKNETCTIMRINRNRCQQCRFKKCLSVGMSRDAVRFGRIPKREKQRMLAEMQSTMNSMNNMQNEFQLASLTHNSPPSPTSSSPCPGLTVALQPQALPFAPSPSPSVQAPASPLPPPSNQSPPLLASSPPLCPSPGVDCTITAIARAHRETFVYAHDKLADSARLHNGEVDNWGSNYCPAGYHQNSINTIYHHNNNVALQNHGFLAMSDRHHQNNGKQFHNSNLFGSHQSIETSSVPQGQNFPWKNHKDIVLACPMNMFPQAEPNKTPQEIWEDFSLSFTPAVREVVEFAKHIPGFSALSENDQVTLLKAGTFEVLMVRFASLFNVKEQTVTFISGTTYSLEALKGMGMGGLLDTMFEFSEKLNSLELTAEELGLFTAVVLVSADRSGIENLNSVGLLQESLIRVLRALVSKSNPCDASRFTKLLLKMPDLRTLNNMHSEKLLSFRINV